Proteins encoded together in one Pseudomonas arsenicoxydans window:
- a CDS encoding CsiV family protein, with amino-acid sequence MRLFRLLTLLTTLLITSFASTAFADDLYQIEMILIRQNAVPAIVSKAAPEDWAAGAQRISPDSLRTPSLNSEVAKLTASTDYTVLLHKAWQQTLGEEATKVAITDGKEQFGQFPIEGTLTLKLGRFTDVDADFWVNRIDANGLVTASERMKQNSHTKNGQLNFLDNGHLALLIKITSLTVPAPRPVPDEIPD; translated from the coding sequence ATGCGCCTGTTTCGTTTACTGACCTTGCTGACAACGTTGTTGATAACGTCGTTCGCCTCGACGGCGTTTGCCGATGACCTGTATCAGATTGAAATGATTCTGATCCGGCAAAACGCCGTGCCCGCCATTGTCAGCAAAGCCGCACCGGAAGACTGGGCGGCCGGCGCCCAACGCATCAGCCCCGACAGCTTGCGCACGCCAAGCCTCAACAGCGAAGTGGCAAAACTCACCGCCAGCACGGATTACACGGTGTTGCTGCACAAGGCCTGGCAACAGACCCTGGGCGAAGAAGCCACTAAAGTTGCGATCACCGACGGCAAGGAACAGTTCGGCCAGTTCCCGATCGAAGGCACCCTGACCCTGAAACTGGGGCGTTTCACCGACGTCGACGCCGACTTCTGGGTCAACCGGATTGACGCCAACGGCCTGGTCACTGCCAGCGAACGCATGAAGCAGAACAGTCACACCAAGAACGGCCAGCTGAATTTCCTCGACAACGGCCACCTGGCCCTGCTGATCAAAATCACCTCGCTGACCGTCCCTGCGCCTCGGCCAGTCCCCGATGAAATTCCGGACTGA
- a CDS encoding S-methyl-5'-thioinosine phosphorylase codes for MTVYAIIGGTGLTQLEGLNIRQSLAVDTPYGAPSAEVQIGEYAGKEVLFLARHGHPHRFPPHQVNYRANLWALKQAGAEAILAVNAVGGIHAAMGTGHFCVPHQLIDYTSGREHTYFADNLEHVTHIDFSYPYSESLRQQLIAALAAEGVGYSDQGVYACTQGPRLETVAEITKLERDGCDIVGMTGMPEAALARELELDYACLALVVNPAAGKSSAVITMAEIEQALHDGMGKVKSTLARVLKG; via the coding sequence ATGACGGTTTACGCGATTATCGGTGGCACCGGCCTGACTCAGCTCGAAGGCCTGAACATTCGTCAGTCACTGGCGGTGGACACCCCTTATGGAGCCCCTTCGGCTGAGGTGCAGATCGGTGAGTACGCGGGCAAGGAAGTGCTGTTCCTCGCGCGTCACGGTCACCCGCACCGGTTCCCGCCGCATCAGGTGAACTACCGCGCCAATCTCTGGGCACTGAAGCAGGCTGGCGCCGAAGCGATCCTGGCAGTCAATGCCGTAGGCGGGATTCACGCGGCGATGGGCACCGGCCACTTCTGCGTGCCGCACCAACTGATCGACTACACCAGCGGCCGCGAACACACCTATTTCGCCGATAACCTGGAACACGTCACTCACATCGATTTCAGCTACCCCTACAGCGAATCACTGCGTCAGCAATTGATTGCGGCGCTGGCGGCTGAAGGCGTGGGCTACAGCGATCAAGGCGTGTATGCCTGCACTCAAGGTCCTCGCCTGGAAACCGTTGCTGAAATCACGAAACTGGAGCGTGACGGCTGCGACATCGTCGGCATGACCGGGATGCCGGAAGCGGCGTTGGCGCGAGAACTTGAACTGGATTACGCCTGTCTGGCGCTGGTGGTAAACCCGGCAGCGGGCAAGTCCTCGGCGGTGATCACCATGGCCGAGATCGAGCAGGCGTTGCATGACGGGATGGGCAAGGTGAAGTCGACGTTGGCGCGGGTGCTTAAGGGCTGA
- a CDS encoding DEAD/DEAH box helicase, giving the protein MAPTLSKPLAPSWVSRFKEQSLERGRRYALENRVRIVEAGDSTILAACEGSGGNVYRQTIRLRESAKSTLLMVDATCTCPVHSNCKHCAAVLLKVQETLAYPAAAQDADLLEKLQAVLENRSPKAPPQVLVDNVQPVPRLWLASIEFSAFEPRNGKMQRYIQHRAALSFNYLDEYVSGQKNADILIRQETQTLRIKRHPEVEQTYREQLRILGFKVATRQSKALPESAGELYEMVNDSAWLTFTLNELPKLRTQGWELQIDEDFGFDLTAVEDWYATVEQAPDRDWFDLELGIIVNGERLSLLPILLNLMRSHTEILNPERLARRRDDELILVNIPNRPNSEHGPLQVALPFGRLKPVLATLGEFYLQEPGETTLRLSKADAIRLNPLEGMPLLWEGGEQIRTFAQRLRDIKDYTAAAPEGLNATLRPYQLEGLSWMQSLRQLEVGGILADDMGLGKTLQTLAHILSEKIAGRLDRPCMVVMPTSLIPNWLDEAAHFTPQLNVLALYGASRKKHFDKLADYDLILTTYALLPKDIERLAAQPLHVLVLDEAQYIKNPNSKAAQAARELNARQRLCLSGTPLENHLGELWSLFHFLLPGWLGDVKSFNRDYRVPIEKRASEIRLQHLNGRIKPFLLRRTKEQVATELPPKTEIIHWVELNEAQRDVYETMRLAMDKKVRDEITRKGVARSQIIILEALLKLRQVCCDLRLVNDAVLPTRGSTSGKLDSLMEMLEELFEEGRRILLFSQFTSMLALIEVELTKRGVEYALLTGQTRDRRAPVKDFQSGKRQIFLISLKAGGVGLNLTEADTVIHYDPWWNPATENQATDRAYRIGQEKPVFVYKMIARGTVEEKIQHLQKEKSDLAAGVLDGRQTGDWKLQSDDIEALFAPLPDKLEKR; this is encoded by the coding sequence ATGGCCCCGACCCTGAGCAAACCCCTGGCACCTTCCTGGGTCAGCCGATTCAAGGAACAAAGCCTGGAGCGCGGCCGCCGCTACGCGCTGGAGAATCGCGTCAGGATCGTCGAGGCCGGCGACTCAACGATCCTCGCTGCGTGCGAAGGCTCTGGCGGTAACGTCTACCGTCAGACCATTCGCCTACGCGAGTCAGCCAAATCCACGCTGCTGATGGTCGATGCGACGTGTACGTGCCCGGTGCACAGCAACTGCAAACATTGCGCGGCGGTGTTGCTGAAAGTTCAGGAAACCTTGGCCTACCCCGCCGCCGCACAAGATGCCGATCTGCTGGAAAAACTTCAGGCGGTGCTGGAAAACCGTAGCCCCAAGGCGCCGCCACAAGTGCTGGTGGATAACGTGCAACCGGTGCCGCGCCTGTGGCTGGCGAGCATCGAGTTCAGTGCCTTCGAACCGCGCAACGGCAAAATGCAGCGCTACATCCAGCATCGCGCGGCGCTGTCATTCAACTATCTGGATGAATACGTCAGCGGGCAGAAGAATGCCGACATCCTGATCCGTCAGGAAACCCAGACACTACGGATAAAGCGCCACCCCGAAGTCGAACAGACCTACAGGGAACAGCTGCGAATCCTCGGTTTCAAAGTCGCCACTCGGCAAAGCAAAGCCTTGCCGGAAAGTGCCGGCGAACTCTATGAGATGGTCAACGACAGTGCCTGGCTGACCTTCACCCTCAATGAGCTGCCGAAGCTGCGCACCCAAGGCTGGGAGCTGCAGATCGACGAGGATTTCGGTTTCGACCTGACGGCGGTAGAAGATTGGTACGCCACCGTCGAACAGGCGCCGGACCGCGACTGGTTTGATCTGGAGCTGGGGATCATCGTCAACGGCGAGCGACTGAGCCTGCTGCCGATCCTGCTGAACCTGATGCGCTCCCACACCGAAATCCTCAACCCGGAACGCCTCGCCCGCCGTCGTGATGACGAGCTGATTTTGGTGAACATCCCCAATCGCCCGAATTCCGAGCACGGCCCCTTGCAGGTCGCCCTGCCCTTCGGTCGATTGAAACCGGTGCTGGCGACTCTCGGCGAGTTTTATCTGCAGGAACCCGGCGAAACCACATTGCGCCTGAGCAAGGCCGATGCGATACGCCTGAATCCACTGGAAGGCATGCCGCTGCTATGGGAAGGCGGCGAGCAGATCCGCACCTTCGCCCAGCGCCTGCGCGACATCAAAGACTACACCGCTGCCGCGCCGGAAGGCTTGAATGCGACCTTGCGTCCGTATCAGCTCGAAGGCCTGAGCTGGATGCAGTCGTTGCGGCAACTGGAAGTCGGCGGAATTCTCGCGGACGACATGGGCCTGGGCAAAACCCTGCAAACCCTGGCGCACATTCTCAGCGAGAAGATCGCCGGACGCCTCGACCGGCCGTGCATGGTGGTGATGCCCACCAGTCTGATCCCGAACTGGCTGGATGAAGCGGCGCACTTTACGCCGCAGCTCAACGTGCTGGCGCTGTACGGTGCCAGTCGCAAAAAGCATTTCGATAAGCTGGCCGATTACGACCTGATCCTGACCACCTACGCATTGCTGCCCAAAGACATCGAACGCCTGGCCGCGCAGCCGCTACACGTACTGGTTCTGGACGAAGCGCAATACATCAAAAACCCCAACAGCAAGGCCGCCCAAGCAGCCCGCGAGTTGAACGCGCGCCAGCGCCTGTGCCTGAGTGGCACGCCGCTGGAAAACCACTTGGGCGAACTGTGGTCGCTGTTTCACTTCCTCTTGCCTGGCTGGCTCGGCGACGTCAAAAGCTTCAACCGCGATTACCGCGTGCCGATCGAAAAGCGTGCCAGCGAAATCAGGCTTCAGCATTTGAACGGCCGGATCAAACCGTTCCTGTTGCGCAGGACCAAGGAACAAGTCGCAACGGAATTGCCGCCCAAGACCGAAATCATCCATTGGGTCGAACTCAATGAAGCGCAGCGCGATGTGTACGAAACCATGCGCCTGGCGATGGACAAGAAAGTCCGCGACGAGATCACCCGCAAAGGCGTGGCGCGCAGTCAGATCATCATTCTTGAGGCGCTGCTGAAGCTGCGTCAGGTGTGCTGCGACTTGCGCCTGGTCAACGATGCCGTATTGCCCACTCGCGGCAGCACGTCGGGCAAGCTCGACAGCTTGATGGAAATGCTTGAAGAACTGTTTGAGGAAGGTCGGCGGATTCTGCTGTTTTCGCAGTTCACCTCGATGCTGGCGCTCATCGAAGTGGAGCTGACTAAACGCGGCGTTGAATATGCACTGCTGACTGGACAGACCCGAGACCGGCGGGCGCCAGTGAAAGACTTCCAGAGCGGCAAGCGTCAGATCTTTCTGATCAGTTTGAAGGCCGGTGGTGTTGGCTTGAACCTGACCGAAGCGGATACGGTGATTCACTACGACCCGTGGTGGAACCCGGCGACGGAAAACCAGGCGACTGACCGGGCGTATCGCATCGGTCAGGAGAAGCCGGTATTCGTCTACAAGATGATTGCCCGCGGGACGGTGGAAGAGAAGATCCAGCACCTGCAAAAGGAAAAATCCGACCTGGCGGCCGGCGTGCTGGACGGACGCCAGACCGGGGACTGGAAGTTGCAGAGCGATGATATTGAAGCGTTGTTTGCGCCGTTGCCGGACAAACTCGAAAAGCGCTGA
- the mfd gene encoding transcription-repair coupling factor — MPVLRLPLLPAAAGKQHWGNLPGAALSLAIAEAASAAKRFTLLLTADSQSAERLEQELSFFAPDLPVLHFPDWETLPYDLFSPHQDIISQRIAALYRLPELSHGVLVVPITTALHRLAPTKFLLGSSLVLDVGQKLDVEQMRTRLEASGYRYVDTVYEHGEFTVRGSLIDLFPMGSKLPFRIDLFDDEIETLRTFDPENQRSIDKVDTVRLLPAREFPLQKDAVTRFKARFRERFDVDFRRCPIFQDLSSGITPAGIEYYLPLFFDDTSTLFDYLPQDTQVFSLPGIEQAAENFWNDVRNRYEERRVDPSRPLLPPAELFLPVEDCFARLKNWPRVVASQQDVETGVGRERFPARELPNLAIEAKATQPLAALAGFLDEFPGRVLFTAESAGRREVLLELLERLKLRPKTVDSWPDFVASKERLAITIAPLDEGLLLDDPALALVAESPLFGQRVMQRRRREKRADANNDAVIKNLTELREGAPVVHIDHGVGRYLGLATLEIDNQAAEFLTLQYAEGAKLYVPVANLHLIARYTGSDDALAPLHRLGSETWQKAKRKAAEQVRDVAAELLDIYARRAAREGYAFEDPKADYATFSAGFPFEETPDQQTTIDAVRADMLAPKPMDRLVCGDVGFGKTEVAMRAAFIAVHGGRQVAILVPTTLLAQQHYNSFRDRFADWPVTVEVMSRFKSAKEVNAAVADLAEGKIDIVIGTHKLLQDDVKIKNLGLVIIDEEHRFGVRQKEQLKALRSEVDILTLTATPIPRTLNMAVSGMRDLSIIATPPARRLSVRTFVMEQNKSTVKEALLRELLRGGQVYYLHNDVKTIEKCAADLAELVPEARIGIGHGQMRERDLEQVMSDFYHKRFNVLIASTIIETGIDVPSANTIIIERADKFGLAQLHQLRGRVGRSHHQAYAYLLTPPRQQITPDAEKRLEAIANTQDLGAGFVLATNDLEIRGAGELLGDGQSGQIQAVGFTLYMEMLERAVKSIRKGEQPNLDQPLGGGPEVNLRVPALIPEAYLPDVHARLILYKRIASATDEEGLKDLQVEMIDRFGLLPEPTKNLMRITALKLQAELLGIKKVDGGPQGGRIEFAAQTPVDPLTLIKLIQGQPKRYKFEGATMFKFMVPMESPQERFNTVEALLECLIPKTA, encoded by the coding sequence GTGCCCGTTCTGCGTCTACCGCTTCTCCCTGCTGCGGCAGGTAAACAGCACTGGGGCAACTTGCCCGGTGCCGCCCTGAGCCTGGCCATCGCCGAGGCCGCTAGCGCTGCCAAGCGCTTTACCCTGCTTCTGACCGCCGATAGCCAAAGTGCCGAACGGCTGGAGCAGGAGCTGAGTTTCTTCGCCCCGGATTTGCCGGTGCTGCACTTCCCGGACTGGGAAACCCTGCCCTACGATTTGTTTTCGCCACACCAGGACATCATTTCCCAGCGTATCGCCGCCCTTTACCGATTGCCGGAACTGAGCCACGGCGTGCTGGTGGTGCCGATCACCACGGCCCTGCATCGCCTGGCGCCGACCAAATTCCTGCTCGGCAGCAGCCTCGTTCTGGATGTCGGCCAGAAGCTCGATGTCGAGCAAATGCGTACCCGACTGGAAGCCAGCGGCTATCGCTATGTCGATACAGTTTACGAACACGGTGAATTCACCGTACGCGGCTCGCTGATCGATCTGTTCCCGATGGGCAGCAAACTGCCCTTCCGGATTGATCTGTTCGACGATGAAATCGAGACGCTTCGGACATTCGATCCGGAAAACCAGCGCTCCATCGACAAAGTGGACACCGTTCGCCTGCTGCCCGCGCGGGAATTCCCGCTGCAGAAAGATGCGGTCACGCGCTTCAAGGCACGCTTTCGTGAACGCTTCGATGTCGACTTCCGCCGCTGCCCGATCTTTCAGGACTTAAGCAGCGGGATCACCCCGGCCGGTATCGAGTATTACCTGCCGCTGTTTTTCGATGACACCTCGACGCTGTTCGATTACCTGCCTCAGGACACACAAGTGTTCTCCTTGCCGGGCATCGAGCAGGCGGCGGAGAACTTCTGGAACGACGTGCGCAATCGCTACGAAGAGCGCCGCGTCGATCCGTCCCGTCCTTTATTGCCACCGGCCGAGCTGTTCCTGCCAGTGGAAGATTGCTTTGCCCGCCTGAAAAACTGGCCACGGGTGGTGGCCAGTCAACAGGACGTGGAAACCGGAGTCGGCCGCGAACGCTTCCCCGCGCGCGAATTGCCGAACCTGGCCATCGAAGCCAAGGCCACCCAGCCATTGGCGGCGCTGGCCGGTTTCCTCGACGAGTTCCCCGGACGCGTGCTGTTCACCGCCGAGTCCGCGGGTCGTCGCGAAGTGCTGCTGGAATTGCTCGAACGCCTGAAGCTACGACCGAAGACCGTCGACAGCTGGCCAGACTTCGTCGCGAGCAAGGAGCGCCTGGCAATCACCATTGCGCCGCTCGACGAAGGCCTGTTGCTGGACGATCCGGCCCTGGCGCTGGTCGCCGAAAGCCCGCTGTTCGGGCAGCGCGTGATGCAACGCCGTCGCCGCGAAAAACGCGCCGACGCCAACAATGATGCGGTCATCAAGAACCTCACCGAGCTGCGCGAAGGCGCACCGGTGGTTCATATCGATCACGGCGTCGGTCGTTACCTGGGACTTGCGACCCTCGAAATAGACAATCAGGCGGCCGAGTTCCTGACTCTGCAATACGCCGAAGGCGCCAAGCTGTACGTGCCGGTGGCCAACCTGCACCTGATCGCGCGTTACACCGGCAGCGACGATGCCCTGGCCCCACTGCATAGACTTGGCTCCGAAACCTGGCAGAAAGCCAAGCGCAAAGCCGCCGAACAGGTGCGTGATGTGGCCGCCGAGTTGCTCGACATCTATGCCCGTCGCGCCGCTCGCGAAGGTTATGCCTTCGAAGACCCGAAAGCCGATTACGCGACGTTCAGCGCTGGCTTCCCGTTCGAAGAAACGCCAGATCAACAAACCACCATCGATGCCGTACGCGCCGACATGCTCGCGCCGAAGCCGATGGATCGACTGGTCTGCGGCGACGTCGGTTTCGGCAAGACCGAAGTGGCGATGCGCGCCGCGTTCATCGCCGTGCATGGCGGTCGCCAGGTGGCGATCCTGGTGCCGACCACCCTGCTCGCCCAGCAGCATTACAACAGCTTCCGCGATCGCTTCGCCGACTGGCCAGTGACCGTGGAAGTCATGAGCCGCTTCAAGTCGGCCAAGGAAGTGAATGCGGCGGTCGCAGACCTTGCCGAAGGCAAGATCGACATCGTCATCGGCACGCACAAGCTGCTGCAGGACGACGTGAAAATCAAAAACCTGGGGCTGGTGATCATCGACGAAGAACACCGTTTTGGTGTCCGTCAAAAAGAACAGCTCAAAGCCCTGCGCAGCGAAGTCGATATCCTGACCCTGACCGCCACGCCGATTCCGCGCACGCTGAACATGGCGGTGTCAGGCATGCGTGACCTGTCGATCATCGCCACGCCACCGGCCCGTCGCCTCTCGGTGCGCACCTTCGTCATGGAACAGAACAAGAGCACGGTCAAAGAAGCCCTGCTGCGTGAGCTGTTGCGTGGCGGCCAGGTCTATTACCTGCACAACGACGTGAAGACCATCGAGAAATGCGCCGCCGACCTCGCCGAGCTGGTGCCGGAAGCACGGATCGGCATCGGCCACGGACAGATGCGCGAGCGTGATCTCGAACAGGTGATGAGCGACTTCTATCACAAGCGCTTCAACGTGCTCATCGCCTCGACCATCATCGAGACCGGTATCGACGTGCCGAGCGCCAACACCATCATCATCGAGCGCGCCGACAAGTTCGGCCTGGCGCAGTTGCACCAGTTGCGCGGCCGGGTCGGTCGCAGCCACCACCAGGCTTACGCGTATCTACTGACACCGCCGCGCCAGCAAATCACCCCGGATGCGGAAAAACGTCTGGAAGCGATCGCCAACACCCAGGACCTCGGCGCGGGCTTCGTCCTGGCGACCAACGACCTGGAAATCCGCGGCGCGGGCGAACTGCTGGGCGACGGTCAGAGCGGTCAGATCCAGGCCGTCGGTTTCACGCTGTACATGGAGATGCTTGAGCGCGCGGTGAAGTCGATCCGCAAGGGCGAGCAACCGAATCTCGATCAACCGCTAGGCGGTGGCCCCGAAGTCAACCTGCGAGTCCCGGCGTTGATTCCCGAAGCCTATTTGCCCGACGTGCATGCCCGATTGATTCTCTACAAACGCATCGCCTCGGCCACTGACGAGGAAGGCCTCAAGGACCTGCAGGTGGAGATGATCGATCGTTTCGGCCTGTTGCCAGAGCCCACCAAGAACCTGATGCGCATCACGGCGCTGAAACTGCAGGCCGAACTGCTGGGCATCAAGAAAGTCGACGGCGGCCCGCAAGGTGGTCGAATCGAGTTTGCGGCGCAAACACCGGTTGATCCGCTGACGCTGATCAAACTGATTCAGGGCCAGCCCAAACGCTACAAATTCGAAGGCGCCACGATGTTTAAATTCATGGTCCCGATGGAAAGCCCGCAAGAGCGCTTTAATACTGTAGAGGCGCTGCTTGAATGCCTCATCCCGAAAACTGCTTGA